The following proteins come from a genomic window of Sorghum bicolor cultivar BTx623 chromosome 3, Sorghum_bicolor_NCBIv3, whole genome shotgun sequence:
- the LOC8075583 gene encoding tobamovirus multiplication protein 1: MGRYGPFPAAAGDGGGCLPLPIVAAEGALAVLDVAIATAAFVQLARIHRHNQLQGWTRQKIFHLMIGLSNVVFLVYFVSTIIATCQRWICWVHGCGFVLMASPQILLLASFLLLLSFWVDLCHQTNDEDEEDGRNQSHHEALLDRTKVKPGIRPVNIRQRCCPGIQLGSRQKFVILVLVLSFVVMFAFAILIWVGRGENPIDSSLLKRVYLDVFSVVVIVLGGALACYGAVLFSKMSKVRSETVSTEKWKVASLAAVSLICFSSSAILALVTNVPVLLYWYSTDVDIINNAVILFIYYFIGSSVPSGFVLWIMREMPHRQVVERPTESRVVTLFRERPSTTQDPQWRTAVTSSNKALKSSPI; the protein is encoded by the exons ATGGGCCGCTACGGGCCCTTCCCTGCCGCCGCCGGGGATGGCGGGGGCTGCCTGCCCCTGCCGATTGTAGCGGCTGAGGGCGCGCTGGCTGTCCTGGACGTTGCCATTGCGACCGCGGCCTTCGTGCAG CTAGCAAGGATTCACAGGCACAACCAGCTACAAGGATGGACTCGGCAAAAG ATATTCCATTTAATGATTGGCCTATCAAACGTTG TGTTCCTAGTGTATTTCGTGTCTACCATCATTGCTACTTGTCAGAGATGGATTTGCTGGGTGCATGGATGTGGATTTGTTCTCATGG CTAGTCCACAGATATTGCTTCTTGCTTCTTTCTTGTTGCTACTGTCATTCTG GGTTGACCTGTGTCATCAGACAAAtgatgaagacgaagaagatggAAGGAATCAGAGTCACCATGAAGCTTTACTAGACAGAACAAAAGTGAAACCTGGCATCCGTCCTGTTAATATCCGTCAGAGGTGTTGCCCAGGAATACAGCTTGGAAGCCGGCAAAAATTTGTGATTTTG GTGCTTGTACTGTCATTTGTTGTTATGTTCGCCTTTGCAATCCTCATATGGGTCGGCAGAGGAGAAAATCCTATTGATTCTTCTCTACTGAAAAGG GTCTATTTGGATGTATTTTCAGTAGTAGTTATTGTTCTTGGTGgtgctctggcatgttacg GTGCAGTGTTATTCTCGAAGATGAGCAAAGTTCGTTCTGAAACTGTATCCACTGAGAAGTGGAAG GTTGCCAGTTTAGCTGCTGTCTCACTGATTTGTTTCTCGTCTTCTGCTATACTTGCACTTGTGACCAATGTTCCA GTGCTTTTGTATTGGTACTCGACAGATGTGGACATCATCAACAATGCTGTaattttgtttatatattaCTTCATAG GCTCGTCAGTGCCATCAGGATTTGTTCTCTGGATCATGAGAGAGATGCCTCATCGGCAGGTAGTTGAAAGGCCCACAGAATCGAGAGTGGTTACTTTGTTCAGGGAAAGACCATCAACTACACAGGATCCACAGTGGAGGACAGCTGTCACATCCTCAAACAAG GCCCTCAAGTCAAGCCCAATTTAA